In a genomic window of Pseudomonas oryzihabitans:
- a CDS encoding ABC transporter ATP-binding protein, with amino-acid sequence MALWRLLRDFFLRQRRAYGTAILCLLGVGLLNLTLPWWIGKAIDALRAGELDQTGLLWRVALILVVGFGLYVLRYQWRVRLFGTSYQVGVELRDAFFAKLARLDPGFFQSSRTGDLLARATQDIDAVETAAGEGVLASFDGMLTLLLVLLAMFIGIDAPLAALALLPFPFMAWGFYRVARRVQQRFGLALAGFSALNDRTQEALSGLRMLRQHALIEAELDDFDERARSVAKADYQVQRTEARYEPIIFVALSLATLLTLVMGSWRYLEGHITLGQLTSFSLYLVQLIWPMFAIGWCFNLLQRGEAGARRLEEVFAVTERIRDEGTQTPPDQADLSVYIPAFTYPQARQPALQDVVIDLPAGDTLGIVGATGSGKSTLLRLLLRQFPLEQGCIRLGGVPLEDYRLADLRAQFAYVPQDPFLFARTLGENVALSRPDATAGEIREALDAAAFGTDLVALPQGLDTPVGERGLTLSGGQRQRVALARALLSPAPILLLDDTLSAVDTATEARLLRTLAGLQGRTTLIVSHRLSAVQQADEIIVLDQGSLVERGRHAELLAAGGLYARLWTLQQAEEARQ; translated from the coding sequence ATGGCGTTGTGGCGGTTGTTGCGTGATTTTTTCCTCCGCCAACGGCGTGCCTACGGGACCGCGATCCTCTGCCTGTTGGGCGTCGGCCTGCTCAACCTGACCCTGCCCTGGTGGATCGGCAAGGCCATCGATGCCCTGCGCGCGGGCGAGCTGGATCAGACCGGGCTGCTCTGGCGCGTCGCTCTGATCCTGGTGGTTGGCTTTGGTCTCTATGTACTCAGATATCAGTGGCGGGTGCGGCTGTTCGGTACCTCCTACCAGGTCGGCGTGGAGCTGCGCGATGCCTTCTTCGCCAAGCTGGCGCGCCTCGATCCCGGCTTCTTCCAGTCCAGCCGTACCGGCGACCTGCTGGCCCGCGCCACCCAGGATATCGACGCCGTGGAGACCGCCGCAGGCGAAGGGGTGCTCGCCAGTTTCGACGGCATGCTGACCCTGCTGCTGGTGCTGCTGGCCATGTTCATCGGCATCGACGCACCCCTGGCCGCTCTGGCGCTGCTGCCCTTTCCCTTCATGGCCTGGGGCTTCTATCGCGTGGCGCGGCGGGTGCAGCAGCGCTTCGGCCTGGCCTTGGCGGGCTTTTCCGCGCTCAACGACCGCACCCAGGAAGCCCTGAGCGGCCTGCGCATGCTGCGCCAGCATGCGTTGATCGAAGCCGAGCTGGACGACTTCGACGAACGCGCCCGCAGCGTGGCCAAGGCCGACTACCAGGTACAGCGCACCGAGGCGCGCTACGAGCCGATCATCTTCGTCGCCCTGAGCCTGGCGACCCTGCTGACCCTGGTGATGGGCAGCTGGCGCTATCTCGAAGGCCATATCACCCTCGGCCAACTGACCAGCTTCAGCCTCTATCTGGTGCAATTGATCTGGCCGATGTTCGCCATTGGCTGGTGCTTCAACCTGCTGCAACGCGGCGAGGCGGGGGCGCGCCGACTGGAAGAGGTGTTCGCGGTCACCGAGCGTATTCGCGACGAGGGCACCCAGACACCGCCGGACCAGGCCGATCTGTCGGTCTACATTCCGGCCTTCACCTATCCCCAGGCGCGTCAGCCGGCCTTGCAGGACGTGGTCATCGACCTGCCTGCCGGCGATACCCTGGGCATCGTCGGTGCCACCGGCAGCGGCAAGAGCACCCTGCTGCGCCTGCTCTTGCGCCAGTTTCCGCTGGAGCAGGGCTGCATCCGCCTGGGCGGGGTGCCGCTGGAGGACTATCGACTGGCCGACCTGCGCGCCCAGTTCGCCTATGTGCCCCAGGACCCCTTCCTGTTCGCCCGCACCCTGGGCGAGAACGTCGCCCTCAGCCGGCCCGACGCCACCGCCGGAGAGATCCGCGAAGCCCTGGACGCCGCCGCCTTCGGTACCGATCTGGTAGCGTTGCCGCAAGGGCTGGACACCCCGGTAGGCGAACGTGGCCTGACCCTTTCGGGTGGCCAGCGCCAGCGGGTGGCCCTGGCGCGGGCGCTACTCTCGCCGGCGCCCATCCTGCTACTCGACGACACCCTCTCGGCGGTGGATACCGCCACCGAGGCCCGGCTGCTACGAACCCTGGCGGGACTGCAGGGGCGTACCACCTTGATCGTCAGCCACCGCCTCTCGGCGGTGCAGCAGGCCGACGAGATCATCGTCCTCGACCAGGGCAGCCTGGTGGAGCGCGGTCGCCATGCCGAGTTGCTCGCCGCCGGTGGGCTCTATGCCCGGCTCTGGACCCTGCAGCAGGCCGAGGAGGCTCGCCAATGA
- a CDS encoding ABC transporter ATP-binding protein — MTRTRVLSLLLKPVLAKPRKLAGTLAILVVATLFDVLGPWLTKYYLDTYLVPHDLRLWPLVGLVAAYVVSQGLAAYGRYLQSLRFAEIAMDVVLLQRRRLFRHVLSLPQSFHDRTATGELVARVTNDTDALRELYVAFLGNMVGNIVLLIGILVAMALLDVRLMAIAVLLIPAAMLIVWAYQRYSGAAAMEVRMLRAEQSARLGEAIGGMGLLQAFNQTERFRQDFQRLNQAQYGARMRTIRVSGLLLRSALDLVSVAVLAVLLLVYGLGHLEGGAQIGVLYAFVTYLGRVTEPLMDITQRFNLFQQASVAGTRLLHLLEEKPALSGEDDRPIATAHFHLDGVRFRHAGAGHDTLHGIDLDIAPGTFLGIVGPTGSGKSTLLDLLAGLQPVTGGRLCLDGRELGSLTPEVLGAALASVPQEPFIRSSSLRDNLLLGSQVPDARLRQALAAAHLDDLVARLPEGLDTLLGERGFTLSTGERQLLALARALLREPKVLLLDEATASIDSATEARLQQALDELRGQVTLIVVAHRLSTIRHADRILVLRDGRKVEEGSHEELLQRPEGHYRRLWEQHAQGEKTL; from the coding sequence ATGACCAGGACCCGCGTACTCTCGCTGCTGCTCAAGCCGGTGCTGGCCAAGCCACGCAAGCTGGCCGGCACCCTGGCCATCCTGGTCGTGGCCACCCTGTTCGACGTGCTCGGCCCCTGGCTGACCAAGTACTACCTGGACACCTACCTGGTGCCCCACGACCTGCGCCTCTGGCCGCTGGTGGGCCTGGTGGCGGCCTATGTGGTCTCCCAGGGCCTGGCCGCCTACGGTCGCTACCTGCAATCTCTGAGATTCGCCGAGATCGCCATGGACGTGGTGCTTTTGCAGCGGCGCCGATTGTTCCGCCATGTGCTGAGCCTGCCGCAGAGTTTCCACGACCGCACCGCCACCGGCGAACTGGTGGCGCGGGTGACCAACGATACCGATGCCCTGCGCGAACTCTATGTGGCCTTCCTCGGCAACATGGTCGGCAATATCGTGCTGCTGATCGGCATCCTGGTGGCCATGGCCCTGCTCGACGTGCGGCTGATGGCCATCGCCGTGCTGCTGATCCCGGCAGCCATGCTGATCGTCTGGGCCTACCAGCGATACAGCGGCGCCGCGGCCATGGAGGTGCGCATGCTGCGCGCCGAGCAGAGCGCCCGGTTGGGTGAGGCCATCGGCGGCATGGGCCTGTTGCAGGCCTTCAACCAGACCGAACGCTTCCGCCAGGATTTCCAGCGGCTCAACCAGGCGCAATACGGCGCTCGCATGCGCACCATCCGCGTCTCCGGTCTGCTGCTGCGTTCGGCGCTGGACTTGGTCAGCGTGGCGGTGCTGGCGGTACTGCTGCTGGTCTACGGCCTGGGCCACCTGGAGGGCGGCGCCCAGATCGGCGTGCTCTATGCCTTCGTTACCTACCTGGGGCGGGTGACCGAACCGCTGATGGACATCACCCAGAGATTCAACCTGTTCCAGCAGGCCTCGGTGGCCGGTACCCGCCTGCTGCATCTGCTGGAGGAGAAGCCGGCGCTGAGCGGCGAGGATGACCGCCCCATCGCGACCGCGCACTTCCACCTCGACGGCGTGCGCTTCCGCCATGCCGGCGCCGGGCACGACACCCTGCACGGCATCGACCTGGACATAGCACCGGGTACCTTCCTCGGCATCGTCGGGCCGACAGGCAGCGGCAAGTCGACCCTGCTCGACCTGCTCGCCGGGTTGCAACCGGTCACCGGTGGTCGTCTCTGCCTGGACGGGCGCGAGCTGGGCAGCCTGACCCCGGAAGTGCTGGGTGCGGCCCTGGCCAGCGTGCCCCAGGAGCCCTTCATCCGTTCCAGCAGCCTCAGGGACAACCTCCTGTTGGGCAGCCAGGTGCCGGATGCGCGACTGCGCCAGGCCCTGGCCGCCGCCCACCTGGACGACCTGGTGGCGCGGCTACCCGAGGGGCTGGATACGCTCCTGGGCGAACGCGGCTTCACCCTGTCCACCGGCGAGCGGCAGTTGCTGGCCCTGGCCCGGGCGCTGCTGCGCGAGCCCAAGGTGCTGCTGCTGGACGAGGCCACCGCCAGCATCGACAGCGCCACCGAGGCCCGGCTGCAACAGGCGCTGGACGAGTTGCGCGGCCAAGTCACCCTGATCGTGGTGGCGCATCGGCTCTCCACCATCCGCCATGCCGATCGCATCCTGGTGCTGCGCGATGGGCGCAAGGTGGAAGAGGGTAGCCACGAGGAGCTGCTGCAGCGGCCCGAGGGCCACTATCGCCGGCTATGGGAGCAGCATGCCCAGGGGGAAAAGACTCTTTGA
- the amn gene encoding AMP nucleosidase, translating into MTSVLEDFTAVATASEAVDRLAALHDEATQALGAALKRYLKDRVEPSAAERELFRYPEIRIRYRAPGVPPATTRAYAKIQLPGTYVATVTHPAAFRGYLLEQLQPLMHDYDVQVEVGRSRQDIPYPYVVEQGDELAGSGVTAAELARVFPSTDLSAAHDDIADGHYDWERIDPLPLALFDAARTDFSLRRIVHYTGSDWRHVQPWILLTNYHRYVDQFIQHGLEQLRSDPRFVRLVLPGNVIIERDMEPTEAQAVIAAIAWHRFQMPAYHLIASDGHGVTLVNIGVGPSNAKNITDHLAVLRPHCWLMIGHCGGLRQSQTIGDYVLAHAYMRRDGILDRVVPPHIPIPALAEVQVALQDAAASVTGERGEALKRRLRTGTVLTYDDRNWELRWAQERPLINLARAVAVDMESGTIAAQGYRLRVPYGTLLCVSDKPLHSEIKLPGSANAFYARAVSQHLAIGIAALDQLRTQLDSLHSRKLRSFDEPPFR; encoded by the coding sequence ATGACGTCCGTACTCGAGGATTTCACCGCCGTTGCCACGGCCAGCGAGGCGGTTGATCGTCTCGCCGCGCTGCACGACGAGGCCACCCAGGCCCTGGGTGCCGCCCTCAAGCGCTATCTCAAGGACCGCGTCGAGCCCAGCGCGGCCGAGCGTGAGCTGTTCCGCTATCCCGAGATCCGTATCCGCTATCGCGCCCCCGGCGTGCCGCCGGCCACCACCCGCGCCTATGCCAAGATCCAGTTGCCGGGCACCTACGTGGCCACCGTCACCCATCCGGCGGCCTTCCGCGGCTATCTGCTGGAACAGCTCCAACCCCTGATGCATGACTACGACGTCCAGGTCGAGGTCGGGCGCAGTCGCCAGGACATCCCCTATCCCTATGTGGTGGAGCAGGGCGACGAACTGGCCGGCAGTGGCGTGACCGCCGCCGAGCTGGCGCGGGTCTTCCCCAGTACCGATCTCTCCGCCGCCCACGACGACATCGCCGACGGCCACTACGACTGGGAACGCATCGATCCGCTGCCGCTGGCGCTGTTCGACGCCGCCCGCACCGATTTCTCGCTGAGACGCATCGTCCACTACACCGGCAGCGACTGGCGCCACGTGCAGCCCTGGATCCTGCTGACCAACTACCATCGCTACGTCGACCAGTTCATCCAGCACGGCCTGGAGCAACTGCGCAGCGATCCGCGCTTCGTGCGCCTGGTGCTGCCGGGCAACGTCATCATCGAGCGCGACATGGAGCCGACCGAGGCCCAGGCGGTCATCGCCGCCATCGCCTGGCACCGCTTCCAGATGCCGGCCTATCACCTGATCGCCAGCGATGGCCATGGCGTCACCCTGGTCAACATCGGCGTGGGGCCGTCCAACGCCAAGAACATCACCGACCACCTGGCGGTATTGCGCCCGCACTGCTGGCTGATGATCGGCCACTGCGGCGGCCTGCGGCAGTCGCAGACCATCGGCGACTACGTGCTGGCCCATGCCTACATGAGACGCGACGGTATCCTCGACCGCGTGGTGCCGCCGCACATCCCGATCCCGGCGCTGGCCGAGGTACAGGTGGCGCTGCAGGACGCCGCCGCCAGCGTCACCGGCGAACGCGGCGAGGCGCTCAAGCGCCGTCTGCGCACCGGTACCGTGCTGACCTACGACGACCGCAACTGGGAGCTGCGCTGGGCCCAGGAACGCCCGCTGATTAATCTGGCCCGCGCAGTGGCGGTGGACATGGAGAGCGGCACCATCGCCGCCCAGGGCTATCGCCTGCGCGTGCCCTACGGCACCCTGCTGTGCGTCTCCGACAAGCCGCTGCACAGCGAGATCAAGCTGCCGGGCTCGGCCAACGCCTTCTATGCCCGTGCCGTCAGCCAGCACCTGGCCATCGGCATCGCCGCCCTGGACCAGTTGCGTACCCAGCTCGACTCCCTGCACTCGCGCAAGCTGCGCAGCTTCGACGAGCCGCCGTTCCGGTAA
- a CDS encoding DMT family transporter, protein MGQANGLRLLLLAAIWGASFLFMRIAVPAFGAVNTAFLRVALGALGLAVLLLLMRRSWRFAGKFWSAALLGVVNSGLPFLLYCLAARSLPAGYSALLNATTPLMGALIGCACFGEVLSRRKWLGVATGLLGVALIVPRGEGDAGTGMLVGIAACLLATACYGTAGYLARRWIGDRGGLDATLVAFGSQAGATLFLLPFSLATLAMNPLPAAPPMSAWLSVLAVGLLCTALAYSLYFRLLADLGPLRTLSVTFLVPPFGVLWGYLVLGETLAPNALLGALVIGLAVWLVLHSESTVTTRR, encoded by the coding sequence ATGGGCCAGGCGAATGGACTGAGGCTGCTACTGCTGGCGGCGATCTGGGGCGCGAGCTTTCTCTTCATGCGCATCGCGGTGCCGGCCTTCGGTGCCGTGAATACCGCCTTCCTGCGGGTAGCGCTCGGCGCCCTGGGGCTGGCGGTTCTGTTGCTCCTGATGCGGCGCTCCTGGCGTTTCGCCGGCAAGTTCTGGTCAGCGGCCTTGCTCGGCGTCGTCAATTCCGGGTTGCCGTTCCTGCTGTACTGCCTGGCGGCGCGCTCCCTTCCCGCGGGCTATTCGGCGCTGCTCAATGCCACCACGCCCTTGATGGGCGCCCTGATCGGCTGCGCCTGCTTTGGCGAGGTCCTGAGCCGGCGCAAATGGCTCGGCGTGGCCACTGGCCTGCTCGGAGTAGCCCTGATCGTTCCGCGCGGCGAGGGGGATGCGGGGACGGGCATGCTGGTCGGCATCGCCGCCTGCCTCTTGGCCACGGCCTGCTACGGTACCGCCGGCTACCTGGCACGCCGCTGGATCGGCGACCGTGGGGGCCTCGATGCCACCCTGGTCGCCTTCGGCAGCCAGGCGGGCGCGACGCTGTTCCTCTTGCCGTTCAGCCTGGCGACCCTGGCCATGAATCCACTGCCCGCCGCGCCACCCATGAGCGCCTGGCTCAGCGTCCTGGCGGTCGGCCTGTTGTGTACCGCCCTGGCCTACAGCCTGTATTTCCGCCTGCTGGCCGATCTCGGGCCGCTACGCACCCTCAGCGTGACCTTTCTGGTCCCGCCGTTCGGCGTGCTCTGGGGCTATCTGGTGCTGGGAGAAACCCTGGCGCCCAACGCCCTGCTGGGCGCGCTGGTGATAGGGCTGGCGGTTTGGCTGGTCTTGCATAGCGAATCGACAGTGACGACGCGACGGTAA